A single Pseudoxanthomonas sp. DNA region contains:
- a CDS encoding FAD-dependent oxidoreductase: MSKKQVFQFLDLPRTMPQRIPLELRTSGDWGELYGRFGKEEAQYQAGRCLDCGNPYCSWKCPVHNAIPQWLQLLQENRIEEAAELCHSTNPLPEVCGRVCPQDRLCEGSCTLEEFGAVTIGAAEKYIVDTALANGWRPDLRDVQPTGKRVAVIGAGPAGLGCADRLARAGIQAVVYDRYEQIGGLLQFGIPSFKLDKRVIATRREVLEGMGVEFRLGVDVGRDVALSQLLDDYDAVFLGTGAYRYTDGGLPGQDLDGVLPALPFLVQNGRIVGGSDPWGRPIAGWEDKLALPDLHGKRVVVLGGGDTGMDCVRSAIRLGAAKVTCAYRRDEANMPGSAREVANAREEGVRFLFNRQPLAIVAGEDGRVAGVQVVETTLGEPDERGRRSAVPIDGSESVLDADVVIIAFGFSPSVPAWLAELGVEGTPNGRIVVGGGDRLAFQTTHPKLFAGGDAVRGADLVVTAVAEGRDAAGSIATLLLT; this comes from the coding sequence ATGAGCAAGAAGCAGGTATTCCAGTTCCTCGACCTGCCGCGGACGATGCCGCAGCGCATTCCGCTGGAACTGCGCACGTCCGGCGACTGGGGCGAGCTGTACGGCAGGTTCGGTAAGGAGGAGGCGCAGTACCAGGCCGGCCGTTGCCTGGACTGCGGCAATCCCTACTGCAGCTGGAAGTGCCCGGTGCACAACGCCATCCCGCAGTGGCTGCAGCTGCTGCAGGAGAACCGCATCGAGGAAGCGGCGGAACTGTGCCATTCCACCAATCCGCTGCCGGAAGTCTGCGGACGTGTCTGCCCGCAGGACCGCCTGTGCGAAGGCAGCTGCACGCTGGAGGAATTCGGCGCGGTCACCATCGGTGCGGCGGAGAAGTACATCGTCGACACCGCGCTGGCCAACGGCTGGCGGCCGGACCTGCGCGACGTGCAGCCGACCGGCAAGCGCGTGGCGGTGATCGGCGCGGGGCCTGCGGGCCTGGGGTGCGCGGACCGTCTGGCGCGCGCCGGCATCCAGGCGGTGGTCTACGACCGCTATGAACAGATCGGCGGCCTGCTGCAGTTCGGCATTCCCAGCTTCAAGCTCGACAAGCGCGTCATCGCCACGCGCCGCGAGGTACTGGAAGGCATGGGCGTGGAGTTCCGCCTGGGCGTGGACGTCGGTCGCGATGTCGCCCTGTCGCAGTTGCTGGACGACTACGACGCTGTTTTCCTCGGCACCGGCGCCTACCGCTACACCGATGGCGGCCTGCCCGGACAGGACCTGGACGGCGTGCTGCCGGCCCTGCCCTTCCTGGTGCAGAACGGCCGCATCGTCGGCGGCAGCGATCCATGGGGCCGCCCGATCGCCGGCTGGGAAGACAAGCTGGCGCTGCCCGACCTGCATGGCAAGCGCGTGGTGGTGCTGGGCGGCGGCGATACCGGCATGGACTGCGTGCGCAGCGCCATCCGGCTTGGCGCGGCGAAGGTCACCTGCGCCTATCGCCGCGACGAGGCCAACATGCCCGGGTCCGCGCGCGAGGTGGCGAATGCGCGCGAGGAAGGCGTGCGCTTCCTGTTCAACCGCCAGCCGCTGGCCATCGTCGCCGGCGAGGATGGACGCGTGGCCGGCGTGCAGGTGGTGGAAACGACGCTCGGCGAACCGGACGAGCGCGGTCGCCGGAGTGCGGTGCCCATCGACGGCAGCGAATCGGTGCTGGACGCGGACGTGGTGATCATCGCTTTCGGGTTCTCGCCCAGCGTGCCCGCGTGGCTGGCCGAGCTGGGCGTGGAAGGCACGCCGAACGGCCGCATCGTGGTCGGCGGCGGCGACCGCCTGGCGTTCCAGACCACGCATCCGAAGCTGTTCGCCGGTGGCGATGCGGTGCGTGGTGCGGATCTGGTGGTCACGGCGGTCGCCGAGGGACGCGATGCCGCGGGCAGCATTGCGACGTTGCTGCTGACGTAG
- a CDS encoding methylglyoxal synthase, translating into MRLGLAANRLHHHTEDAALFRWLRASEPGIRELGLGLHVVGRTHDAIAAAGMLRGYEGLKRYPYGRDGGLMKLVAEVVGLEGAERSLDGAIYLIDPVDPSSIFPEATALKRQCVIHGKPFLSTVASARDWIEMERIHAGFAPDRGADRFHALESQTLALIAHDAMKPQMLAFADAHFDVLSRFAHRMATGTTGQRLNELAWSRGWPQDTPWVERFQSGPLGGDAQIADRVLEHRCQRVIFFEDPHVARQHEADIQLLERAVTTVTDDAVCTTSLAVAKRWCEAVTKRALLVGAT; encoded by the coding sequence ATGCGCCTGGGCCTGGCCGCCAACCGCCTGCACCACCACACCGAGGATGCCGCGCTGTTCCGCTGGCTGCGTGCCAGCGAACCCGGTATCCGCGAGCTGGGCCTGGGACTGCACGTGGTAGGCCGCACGCACGATGCGATCGCCGCCGCCGGCATGCTGCGCGGCTACGAGGGCCTGAAGCGCTATCCGTACGGCCGCGATGGCGGCCTGATGAAGCTGGTGGCGGAAGTCGTCGGCCTGGAAGGCGCGGAACGCAGCCTCGACGGTGCGATCTACCTGATCGATCCGGTCGATCCCTCCTCGATCTTCCCCGAAGCGACTGCGCTGAAGCGCCAGTGCGTGATCCACGGCAAGCCGTTCCTGTCGACGGTGGCCTCGGCGCGCGACTGGATCGAGATGGAACGCATCCATGCCGGCTTCGCGCCGGACCGCGGTGCGGACCGGTTCCATGCGCTGGAATCACAGACATTGGCCCTGATCGCGCACGACGCCATGAAGCCGCAGATGCTGGCGTTCGCCGATGCGCACTTCGATGTGCTCTCCCGCTTCGCGCACCGCATGGCCACCGGCACCACCGGCCAGCGTCTCAACGAACTGGCCTGGAGCCGGGGCTGGCCGCAGGACACGCCGTGGGTGGAGCGCTTCCAGAGCGGCCCGCTCGGCGGCGACGCGCAGATCGCCGACCGCGTGCTGGAGCATCGATGCCAGCGGGTGATCTTCTTCGAGGACCCGCACGTCGCGCGCCAGCACGAAGCCGACATCCAGCTGCTGGAGCGCGCGGTGACCACGGTCACCGACGACGCGGTGTGCACCACCTCGCTGGCGGTGGCGAAGCGTTGGTGCGAGGCGGTGACGAAGCGTGCGCTTCTTGTAGGAGCGACGTGA
- the gltB gene encoding glutamate synthase large subunit — MAPRNRQGGFEQGLYDPNDERDACGFGMIAQLDDQPSRALVDTAIAALSRMTHRGGVAADGLTGDGCGLLIRKPDAFLRALAGEANIAVGARFASGLVFLPHDEARAAQCRATLEAELFRTGVAVKGWRVPPTNDAVCGQLAKDTLPRIEQLFVEADEGQKDEAFALALFLARRRAEQQLRTTEPDFYVVTLSPHAIGYKGMVLPDKLATFYPDLQRAELSSSAVVFHQRFSTNTLPRWPLAHPFRLLAHNGEINTIEGNRRWAQARSKVWKTPWFDIGEFDPVISMHGSDSQSLDNMLELLVAGGMELIQALRILVPPATQSLEFKDADLAAFYEFYGLNTEPWDGPAGIVSMDARYAACTLDRNGLRPARWMLTSDRHFIVASEAGVWEVPAERVTRKGKLGPGEMMAIDLRRGDLLDSEAVDRINRGRAPYKQWLHQGVTYLQTELIDPSLVEEPFDEKTLRSYHKLFQLTSEEVEGVLRPLAETEQEATGSMGDDTPMAVLSRQTRPLYDYFRQAFAQVTNPPIDPLREDCVMSLTTQLGRETNIFHAGAETVNHVILNSPVLSQRKLRQLLKMPQYVEKNRLIDLSYAPDEGLKAGLERICREAEQAARDGDVMLLLSDRYPQPGRPMAHALLATGAVHHHLCRVGLRCDVNLIVETGTARDPHHMACLIGVGATAVYPYLAYQTLFDLGRRGILQIKKGGEQTQIGRSYRKGIYKGLSKIISKMGICTISSYRGAQLFEIVGLDPDVVDLCFAETPARIGGVGFERLDLEARQLDARAWNDRESPEVGGLLKYVHGGEYHMYNPDVVMTLQRATRTGDARDWQAYADAVNSRPPSALRDLLQLKKAEVPTPIDEVADATDLLRRFDTAAISLGALSPEAHEALAIAMNRLGGRSNSGEGGEDPARYGTEKRSKIKQVASGRFGVTPEYLVNAEVLQIKVAQGAKPGEGGQLPGHKVNELIARLRYAKPGIGLISPPPHHDIYSIEDLAQLIYDLKQVNPNALVSVKLVSHAGVGTIAAGVVKAGADLITISGHDGGTGASPVSSIRYAGVPWELGVAEAHHALVVNQLRDRTVLQTDGGLKTGLDVVKAALLGADSFGFGTGPMIVLGCKYLRICHLNNCATGVATQDERLRTQYFTGLPERVENFFRLLSEEVRQWLSYLGARSLDEIVGRTDLLQQIDVSPREGVNIDLSRLLKGAKVDSGGCAAQRLYESPDSLATQLDGLLAEPIRKKTGGDHRFLIHNTDRSIGTRLSGAIARQHGNQGMADAPLNLRFRGAAGQSFGAFNAGGLQMELEGEANDYVGKGMAGGRLVVRPPRGARFEARNTPIIGNTCLYGATGGELFAAGRAGERFGVRNSGALAVIEGAGDHCCEYMTDGIVLVLGKVGLNFGAGFTGGLAYVLDLDRDFVDRYNHELIDIHRISPEGFESHRQHLHTLISRHRELTGSIWAQQILDEFRDYVGKFWLVKPKAASIDSLNETLRRAA; from the coding sequence ATGGCCCCTCGCAATCGCCAAGGCGGCTTTGAACAGGGTCTCTACGACCCGAACGACGAGCGCGATGCCTGTGGCTTCGGCATGATCGCGCAACTCGACGACCAGCCTTCGCGTGCGCTGGTCGATACGGCCATCGCCGCGCTGTCGCGCATGACCCATCGCGGTGGCGTGGCCGCCGACGGTCTCACCGGTGACGGCTGCGGCCTGCTGATCCGCAAACCCGACGCCTTCCTGCGTGCGCTCGCCGGCGAGGCGAACATCGCCGTCGGCGCGCGCTTCGCATCCGGCCTGGTGTTCCTGCCGCACGACGAGGCGCGCGCGGCGCAGTGCCGCGCCACGCTGGAAGCCGAACTGTTCCGCACCGGCGTCGCGGTGAAGGGCTGGCGCGTGCCGCCGACCAACGACGCGGTGTGCGGCCAGCTCGCCAAGGACACCCTGCCGCGCATCGAGCAGCTTTTCGTCGAAGCCGACGAAGGCCAGAAGGACGAAGCCTTCGCACTGGCGCTGTTCCTCGCGCGCCGCCGCGCCGAACAGCAGCTGCGCACCACCGAACCGGATTTCTACGTGGTCACGCTGTCGCCGCATGCGATCGGCTACAAGGGCATGGTGCTGCCGGACAAGCTGGCGACGTTCTATCCCGATCTGCAGCGCGCGGAACTGTCCAGCAGCGCCGTGGTGTTCCACCAGCGCTTCTCCACCAACACGCTGCCACGCTGGCCGCTGGCGCATCCGTTCCGCCTGCTGGCGCACAACGGCGAGATCAATACCATCGAGGGCAACCGCCGCTGGGCGCAGGCGCGCAGCAAGGTGTGGAAGACGCCGTGGTTCGACATCGGCGAATTCGACCCGGTCATCTCGATGCACGGGTCCGATTCGCAGAGCCTGGACAACATGCTGGAACTGCTGGTCGCCGGCGGCATGGAGCTGATCCAGGCGCTGCGCATCCTGGTGCCGCCGGCCACGCAGTCGCTGGAGTTCAAGGACGCCGACCTGGCCGCGTTCTACGAGTTCTACGGCCTGAACACCGAACCGTGGGACGGTCCCGCCGGCATCGTCTCGATGGACGCGCGCTACGCCGCGTGCACGCTGGACCGCAACGGCCTGCGCCCCGCGCGCTGGATGCTGACCAGCGACCGCCACTTCATCGTCGCCAGCGAGGCCGGCGTGTGGGAAGTGCCGGCCGAACGCGTCACCCGCAAGGGCAAGCTGGGGCCGGGCGAGATGATGGCCATCGACCTGCGCCGCGGCGACCTGCTCGACAGCGAAGCGGTGGACCGCATCAACCGCGGCCGCGCCCCGTACAAGCAGTGGCTGCACCAGGGCGTGACCTACCTGCAGACCGAACTGATCGATCCGTCGCTGGTCGAGGAACCGTTCGACGAGAAGACGCTGCGCAGTTACCACAAGCTGTTCCAGCTGACCTCGGAGGAAGTCGAGGGCGTGCTGCGCCCGCTGGCGGAAACCGAGCAGGAAGCCACCGGCTCGATGGGCGACGACACGCCGATGGCCGTGCTGAGCCGGCAGACGCGGCCGCTGTACGACTACTTCCGCCAGGCGTTCGCGCAGGTCACCAACCCGCCGATCGATCCGCTGCGCGAAGACTGCGTGATGTCGCTAACCACGCAGCTGGGACGCGAGACCAACATCTTCCACGCCGGCGCGGAGACGGTGAACCACGTCATCCTCAATTCGCCGGTGCTGAGCCAGCGCAAGCTGCGGCAGTTGCTGAAGATGCCGCAGTACGTCGAGAAGAATCGCCTGATCGACCTGTCGTACGCGCCCGACGAAGGCCTCAAGGCCGGCCTGGAGCGGATATGCCGCGAAGCCGAGCAGGCCGCGCGCGATGGCGACGTCATGCTGCTGTTATCGGACCGCTACCCGCAGCCGGGCCGGCCGATGGCGCATGCGCTGCTGGCTACGGGCGCGGTGCACCACCACCTCTGCCGCGTGGGTCTGCGCTGCGACGTCAACCTGATCGTCGAGACCGGCACCGCGCGCGATCCGCACCACATGGCCTGCCTGATCGGCGTGGGCGCCACCGCGGTGTATCCGTACCTGGCCTACCAGACGCTGTTCGACCTGGGCCGGCGCGGCATCCTGCAGATCAAGAAGGGTGGCGAGCAGACGCAGATCGGCCGCAGCTACCGCAAGGGCATCTACAAGGGCCTGTCGAAGATCATCTCGAAGATGGGCATCTGCACCATCAGCAGCTACCGCGGTGCGCAGCTGTTCGAGATCGTCGGCCTGGATCCGGACGTGGTGGACCTGTGCTTCGCCGAAACGCCTGCGCGCATCGGCGGTGTCGGCTTCGAGCGGCTCGACCTGGAAGCACGCCAGCTCGACGCGCGCGCGTGGAACGACCGCGAATCGCCGGAGGTCGGCGGCCTGCTGAAGTACGTGCACGGCGGCGAGTACCACATGTACAACCCGGACGTGGTGATGACGCTGCAGCGCGCGACGCGCACCGGCGACGCCCGCGACTGGCAGGCCTATGCGGACGCCGTGAACTCGCGCCCGCCGTCGGCGCTGCGCGATCTGCTGCAGCTGAAGAAGGCCGAGGTGCCGACGCCGATCGACGAGGTGGCCGACGCCACCGACCTGCTGCGCCGCTTCGATACCGCGGCGATCTCGCTCGGCGCGCTGTCGCCCGAAGCGCACGAGGCGCTCGCCATCGCGATGAACCGCCTTGGTGGACGCAGCAACTCCGGTGAGGGCGGCGAGGACCCCGCACGCTACGGCACCGAGAAGCGCAGCAAGATCAAGCAGGTCGCGTCCGGCCGCTTCGGCGTGACCCCGGAATACCTGGTCAATGCCGAGGTGCTGCAGATCAAGGTCGCGCAGGGCGCCAAGCCCGGCGAAGGCGGCCAGCTTCCCGGCCACAAGGTCAACGAGCTGATCGCGCGCCTGCGCTATGCCAAGCCCGGCATCGGCCTGATCTCGCCGCCGCCGCACCACGACATCTATTCGATCGAAGACCTCGCCCAGCTGATCTACGACCTCAAGCAGGTCAACCCGAACGCGCTGGTCTCGGTGAAGCTGGTCAGCCATGCGGGCGTGGGCACCATCGCCGCCGGCGTGGTGAAGGCGGGCGCCGATCTGATCACCATTTCCGGCCACGACGGCGGCACCGGCGCCAGCCCGGTCAGTTCGATCCGCTACGCCGGCGTGCCGTGGGAACTCGGCGTGGCCGAAGCGCATCACGCGCTGGTCGTGAACCAGCTGCGCGACCGCACCGTGCTGCAGACCGACGGCGGCCTGAAGACCGGCCTGGACGTGGTCAAGGCCGCCCTGCTCGGCGCGGACAGCTTCGGCTTCGGCACCGGCCCGATGATCGTGCTCGGCTGCAAGTACCTGCGCATCTGCCACCTCAACAACTGCGCGACCGGCGTGGCCACGCAGGACGAGCGCCTGCGCACGCAATACTTCACCGGCCTGCCCGAGCGCGTGGAGAACTTCTTCCGCCTGTTGTCCGAGGAAGTGCGGCAGTGGCTGTCGTACCTGGGCGCGCGATCGCTGGACGAGATCGTCGGCCGCACCGACCTGCTGCAGCAGATCGACGTATCGCCGCGCGAAGGCGTCAACATCGACCTGTCGCGCCTGCTGAAGGGCGCGAAGGTCGACAGCGGCGGCTGCGCGGCGCAGCGCCTGTACGAATCGCCGGACAGCCTGGCCACGCAGCTCGACGGTCTGCTCGCCGAGCCGATCCGCAAGAAGACCGGTGGCGACCATCGCTTCCTGATCCACAACACCGACCGCAGCATCGGCACCCGCCTGTCCGGCGCCATCGCGCGCCAGCACGGCAACCAGGGCATGGCCGATGCGCCGCTCAACCTGCGCTTCCGCGGCGCCGCCGGGCAGAGCTTCGGCGCGTTCAACGCCGGCGGCCTGCAGATGGAGCTGGAAGGCGAAGCCAACGACTACGTGGGCAAGGGCATGGCCGGCGGCCGGCTGGTGGTGCGTCCGCCGCGCGGCGCGCGCTTCGAGGCCCGCAACACGCCGATCATCGGCAACACCTGCCTGTACGGCGCGACCGGCGGCGAACTGTTCGCGGCGGGACGTGCGGGCGAGCGCTTCGGCGTGCGCAACTCGGGCGCGCTGGCGGTGATCGAAGGCGCCGGCGACCACTGCTGCGAGTACATGACCGACGGCATCGTGCTGGTGCTGGGCAAGGTGGGCCTGAACTTCGGCGCCGGCTTCACCGGTGGCCTCGCCTACGTGCTCGACCTGGACCGCGATTTCGTCGACCGCTACAACCACGAACTGATCGACATCCACCGCATCAGCCCGGAAGGCTTCGAGAGCCATCGCCAGCACCTGCACACGCTGATCAGCCGCCATCGCGAACTGACCGGCAGCATCTGGGCACAGCAGATCCTCGACGAGTTCCGCGACTACGTGGGCAAGTTCTGGCTGGTGAAGCCGAAGGCGGCGAGCATCGATTCGCTCAACGAGACCCTGAGGCGGGCGGCATGA
- a CDS encoding benzoate/H(+) symporter BenE family transporter, whose protein sequence is MNTPPRHLLKDLSLSAIAAGFVTVLVGFASSAVIVFQAAQSLGASPAEISSWMWALGLGMGLTCIALSLRYRMPVVTAWSTPGAAMLISSAAGLPLSDAIGAFLLSALLIAVCGFSGFFERMISRIPVSLASGMLAGVLLRFGIDAFAAMKTQLGMVLTMFAVYLLARRLLPRYAVILTLLVGIAFAAGLGLLHVDGLSLQLATPIFTAPTFSFAAVVGIALPLFIVTMASQNVPGVAVIRASGYPIPISPVVGWIGVANLLLAPFGAFALNLAAITAAICMGREAHEDASRRYVAAIAAGVFYVVVGLFGATVAALFAAFPKELILAIAGIALLGTIGNSLAAALREEGDREPALVTFLVTASGLSLAGIGAAFWGLVAGVVTLLVLRRR, encoded by the coding sequence ATGAACACCCCACCCCGCCACCTGCTGAAAGACCTCTCCCTCTCCGCCATCGCGGCCGGCTTTGTCACCGTGCTGGTCGGCTTCGCCAGTTCGGCGGTGATCGTGTTCCAGGCCGCGCAGTCGCTGGGCGCATCGCCGGCGGAGATCAGCTCGTGGATGTGGGCGCTCGGGCTGGGCATGGGCCTGACCTGCATCGCGCTGTCGCTGCGCTACCGCATGCCGGTGGTGACGGCGTGGTCCACGCCTGGCGCCGCCATGCTGATCAGCAGCGCCGCCGGCTTGCCGCTGTCCGATGCGATCGGTGCGTTCCTGCTGTCGGCGCTGCTGATAGCGGTCTGCGGCTTTTCCGGCTTCTTCGAGCGGATGATCAGCCGCATCCCGGTGTCGCTGGCGTCGGGCATGCTGGCGGGCGTGCTGCTGCGTTTCGGCATCGATGCTTTCGCGGCGATGAAGACACAGCTGGGCATGGTGCTGACGATGTTCGCCGTCTACCTGCTCGCGCGTCGCCTGCTGCCGCGCTACGCGGTGATCCTGACGCTGCTGGTGGGCATCGCGTTCGCCGCCGGCCTCGGACTTCTGCACGTGGACGGGCTGTCGCTGCAGCTGGCGACGCCGATCTTCACCGCGCCGACGTTCTCGTTCGCCGCCGTCGTCGGCATCGCATTGCCGCTCTTCATCGTGACGATGGCCTCGCAGAACGTGCCGGGCGTGGCGGTGATCCGTGCGTCGGGGTATCCGATCCCGATCTCGCCGGTCGTCGGCTGGATCGGCGTCGCCAACCTGCTGCTCGCGCCGTTCGGTGCGTTCGCGCTGAACCTCGCCGCGATCACCGCCGCCATCTGCATGGGCCGGGAAGCGCATGAGGATGCGTCGCGCCGCTACGTCGCCGCCATCGCCGCCGGCGTGTTCTATGTGGTGGTCGGCCTGTTCGGTGCGACGGTGGCGGCGCTGTTCGCCGCGTTCCCGAAGGAACTGATCCTGGCCATCGCCGGCATCGCCCTGCTCGGCACGATCGGCAACAGTCTCGCGGCGGCGCTGCGCGAAGAGGGCGATCGCGAGCCGGCGTTGGTGACGTTCCTGGTGACGGCGTCCGGGCTGTCACTGGCGGGTATCGGTGCGGCGTTCTGGGGTCTGGTCGCCGGCGTGGTCACGCTGTTGGTGCTGCGGCGTCGCTGA